The following are encoded in a window of Tessaracoccus flavescens genomic DNA:
- a CDS encoding FAD-binding protein, translating into MLTIAGSGLAGMASAARLARLGHPVTLVTGGAPLGGPLAASPGPGEVLVDDHGPAITLPATWKDLFKKSGAHLQTELNRAGLALVEAPPTRHLLSDCSTLVLPTERGAQYRAILNHLGEHDAVAWRDLLDDLDRVWRAFRRHALEGREPVDAEARSALWLDRSVDQIAARLDDPLADLVRDLVDDPDSPAVLALPLVVERSFGRWILVDDEGVPQSASRLVDLLAQRLRERGVRIVDETDDAVDLDCRPPTPSAPGRATVRHRIVSSPCAEVEELRDHGFAATRILWRRPVESGTLVTTLNRARLGLDPEHPPQPRTERQWLERVPIVGEDGALRASAASPAGPEPWAQLASAALAVYELHERLTGQDCRPTNVNFTLPRLR; encoded by the coding sequence ATGCTGACCATCGCAGGATCTGGCCTTGCGGGCATGGCCTCGGCGGCACGGCTTGCCCGGCTGGGGCATCCGGTGACGCTTGTCACCGGTGGCGCACCGCTCGGCGGACCGCTTGCCGCCTCACCCGGCCCGGGGGAGGTCCTCGTCGACGACCACGGCCCCGCGATCACCCTCCCCGCCACCTGGAAGGACCTGTTCAAGAAGTCGGGCGCCCACCTGCAGACCGAACTCAACCGGGCAGGGCTCGCCCTGGTCGAGGCGCCACCGACCAGGCACCTGCTCTCTGACTGCTCCACCCTCGTCCTGCCCACCGAGCGGGGCGCCCAGTACCGGGCGATCCTCAACCATCTCGGTGAACACGACGCGGTCGCCTGGCGCGACCTGCTCGACGACCTCGACCGGGTGTGGCGCGCCTTCCGCAGGCACGCCCTCGAGGGGCGCGAGCCGGTCGACGCGGAGGCCCGCTCGGCCCTGTGGCTCGACCGCAGCGTCGACCAGATCGCCGCACGACTCGACGATCCGCTCGCCGACCTCGTGCGGGACCTCGTCGACGACCCCGACTCCCCCGCCGTCCTCGCGCTTCCCCTCGTGGTCGAGCGTTCCTTCGGTCGCTGGATCCTTGTCGACGACGAGGGGGTCCCGCAGAGTGCCTCCCGGCTCGTCGACCTCCTGGCGCAGCGGCTCCGCGAACGCGGCGTCCGGATCGTCGACGAGACCGACGACGCCGTCGATCTCGACTGCAGGCCTCCAACGCCCTCAGCCCCCGGGCGAGCCACTGTGCGGCACCGGATCGTCTCCTCCCCCTGCGCCGAAGTCGAGGAGCTGCGCGACCACGGGTTCGCAGCCACGCGCATCCTCTGGCGACGACCCGTCGAGAGCGGCACCCTCGTCACCACCCTCAACCGTGCACGGCTCGGCCTGGATCCCGAACACCCCCCGCAGCCGCGCACGGAACGGCAGTGGCTCGAGCGTGTCCCGATCGTCGGCGAGGACGGGGCCCTGCGTGCCTCGGCCGCCTCTCCCGCGGGCCCTGAGCCGTGGGCGCAGCTGGCAAGCGCCGCGCTGGCGGTCTACGAACTGCACGAGCGGTTGACGGGCCAGGACTGCCGTCCGACGAACGTGAACTTCACGCTGCCCCGGCTGCGCTAG